Proteins encoded in a region of the Azospirillum thiophilum genome:
- a CDS encoding Hint domain-containing protein — MAPNPIPTCVLRGTYVRSMFGDVAVESLKIGDLVKSSTRGEFRPIRWIGRRVLAGSSLDTEQLRQVHLPVRIMRDAIAPGLPARDLYLSPAHALLIGAYGVSARLLINGSSIRQVDEMEEIEYFHIELDSHDGMFAEGLPVETYFEADNRQAYDNAAEYEALYPGDDPRIQEPCAKIDIPLATLDRIRANLTERAEQMGLVEAV; from the coding sequence ATGGCTCCCAATCCTATCCCGACCTGCGTCCTGCGCGGCACCTACGTTCGTTCCATGTTTGGCGACGTCGCCGTGGAGAGCCTGAAGATCGGCGATCTCGTCAAGTCCTCGACCAGAGGGGAATTCCGTCCCATTCGCTGGATCGGTCGCCGTGTCCTCGCCGGTTCGTCCCTCGATACCGAACAGCTGCGTCAGGTCCATCTGCCGGTCCGGATCATGCGGGATGCCATCGCGCCGGGCCTGCCGGCCCGCGACCTCTACCTGTCGCCTGCCCACGCGCTGCTGATCGGCGCCTATGGCGTGTCGGCCCGGCTGCTGATCAACGGGTCGTCGATCCGTCAGGTCGATGAGATGGAGGAGATCGAGTATTTCCACATCGAACTCGACAGCCATGACGGCATGTTCGCCGAGGGGCTTCCGGTGGAGACCTATTTCGAGGCTGACAACCGGCAGGCCTACGACAATGCCGCCGAATACGAGGCGCTGTATCCGGGCGACGATCCGCGGATTCAGGAGCCCTGCGCGAAGATCGACATTCCGCTGGCCACGCTGGACCGGATCCGCGCGAACCTGACCGAGCGCGCCGAGCAGATGGGCCTCGTCGAAGCGGTTTGA